One part of the Schistocerca piceifrons isolate TAMUIC-IGC-003096 chromosome 2, iqSchPice1.1, whole genome shotgun sequence genome encodes these proteins:
- the LOC124775539 gene encoding arylsulfatase G-like: MVCASHRRQVSEILRTYSNALHTPRRMPTNKYQCKSNVKLTSFFALIVNLHFSFAYTKDNFIVEGDKNSPVVNQSQNTICSKTAIGDDLKPNIVLIMADDLGWGDFGSYWPHTALTPNVDAITKEGMRLTDFHASASVCAPSRSALLTGRLGLRTGVVQNFAKDAVGGIPENETTLAEILRDAGYRTAMIGKWHLGTSPGHHPIDKGFQAYLGIPYSIDMGCTDPPGANLPACPPCPHV; the protein is encoded by the exons GTTTGTGCAAGTCATAGGAGGCAGGTGTCTGAAATACTAAGAACATATTCTAATGCATTACACACACCAAGAAGAATGCCTACAAATAAATATCAGTGCAAGAGCAATGTGAAGTTAACATCATTCTTTGCTTTGATTGTTAACTTGCACTTCAGTTTTGCGTATACAAAAGATAACTTTATTGTTGAAGGTGACAAAAATTCACCAGTTGTAAATCAGTCACAAAATACAATATGTTCCAAAACTGCAATAGGAGATGATCTGAAACCAAATATTGTCCTGATTATGGCAGATGACCTGGGCTGGGGTGACTTTGGCTCATACTGGCCTCACACAGCTTTGACACCAAATGTTGATGCCATTACCAAGGAAGGAATGAG gcTCACAGATTTTCATGCTAGTGCATCGGTGTGTGCACCATCTCGAAGTGCACTCCTCACTGGTCGACTTGGACTAAGGACTGGAGTTGTGCAAAACTTTGCTAAAGATGCTGTCGGGGGTATTCCTGAGAATGAGACAACGTTGGCAGAAATCTTGAGGGATGCTGGATATAGGACTGCTATGATTG GAAAATGGCATCTGGGTACATCACCTGGTCACCATCCTATAGATAAAGGTTTTCAGGCCTATCTCGGAATTCCATACAGTATTGACATGGGCTGTACTGATCCACCAGGGGCAAATTTACCAGCCTGTCCTCCCTGCCCCCATG TCTAG